From Camelina sativa cultivar DH55 chromosome 5, Cs, whole genome shotgun sequence:
AACCTAACATCTTTATTAGATATGTCTTCATCCAcattctaaaaaaacaaaacacgaataataataatcaaaacccCCAAACTAGGCAAAAGACAAAGTTTTCTTAAGATTCAGTGTGTATATATTTGGGCATACCTCAAAGAAAAGAGCATGTGCTTGTTTTAGGACTTTCAGGACAGTTGCAAGTGCCCCATCTGGTTCACTCTCATCGCTCTTCAACTCCGATAGAGACTTGTATTTGTGATCAAACTGTCTGCAGCTCGAAGCGAAAAAGTGATACCTCTCTATTACGATCAAATTGTCCTTATGATTTGGCCACGCCTGTGCATCAAACCAACCAAGTATCAGCACAACTCTATAAAATGATTACGTGTTAAAATGAAACCTTGACAAAATACACAACATACTTACATTCTCTGTATCGTCAAGAATCAGAACAGCACTTTCTTGTCCAAGCACCACATCTAGACTCTTTTGATGTCTCACTGTGCCGTCATCCCGAGAAATGATCCGATCACCAAAGTACTCTCCTTTGGGGTCCAGCAGCTTCGCCATCTGTCGCGCATATGGCCTATCTCCCATTGTGTATATGTACATCACAAACATCTCACTGGCTTCTTTTAGAAATGAGTGAACAAACGGCCTCAGTTTGGTCATCATGTGCATAAATTCCATCTTGAAAAGACTACCTCCGGAAACATCTGagattttcaaacaaaatccaaaaattcttAGAAATACAACACATACAACCATCTAGATGGgacaacaaaaggaaaaatacaaCACCGAAGTCTCATGAACAAAGATTACAttagaagaaaagcaaaacaatgtAGCAGAGTATGTCACCTTGAAGAGAATGAGTATGGCTATACAAGTATTCCTCCTCTGGTTTCAGGTCCCTTAATATGGTAGAATTAAGCAGCGTGTGGTCTAGATCGAGAACTAAATACAGCTTCCGCTGGCGTTGCAAGAATCCCATATCTGAATCACGCAACCTGGAGATCTCATCTTGATTGAGCCTCATTTCCTAAGAACACAGCATTCGCAAAGctcattaataaataaaaaaactaaaacttgaTTCAAGAGAAGCTGTTCTGTGATATATGTAAGGTAATCGAATTAGATTGGTTTACCTTGTGTATATATCTAAACGAAACACCAGTTTCTTCCAATTTTTTCCCACAGACAAAGCACATGTTTCCAAACGAACCTGGATGATCGCATTCTCCCTTGCTTGAGGATGCTTCTGCAAGCATAAAcagattcaaaatttaatataccaGAACAAATGACATGACAAACAAggctgaagaaagagagagcttcACCTTCAATCTCTACTTCCTCAACAGTTTCCAATTCATCATCGAGGAAAGCAGCAAGATCATCACTACTTGAGGAATGCACTGGAGAATCGCTCGCCACACTCatctgattaaaaaaacaatcacaacatatgcaaaaaTCTGAGAAGATGATTgagtaaaaccctaaatcaaacaaaaaaatgtgattaagTAAAGATGAAACCTAACTAAAGTTAATAAAGTTTAGGACACAGCATTAACGACACAGCGCCACATATTTAGTTTAgcattaataaagttttaacTGAACAGTTGAAACATAGTTTTGAGTTCGAACTTAGAAGAAGATCAGATTCACATTATTACTGTGTAGAAGCTGTGTATATAGAGAAGTAACAGAGGAACCCtaactaagaaaaaaactaaagataatACAttatgttgtttatatatattgaggaaagtaaattttaagaaattttcttGAGTTTATTTGGcatcatcatcaatttccaAGCACCACATCTAGTAAATCTGTATTCTAAATTAAATCCACATTCCTCGTCTATTTATCTACCCCAACAAAACATACAAGAGTTCCTTTGTTTTTATCTACAACACAGTTCAAGCTCGTTCATGTCCTACCCTTTCTACCATGTTAACAAACTATGACTGAGACGGAAAATAGAAAATCAATCTATGGCACTGGGAATTTTTGTTTGCTAGTATGTGGCGGTAGAAAATTTACCTGCGATGCCATGCTCAAATCTGAGCTCTTCTCCACTAGGCTGTCCAGCTTCTCACCACGTTCTAGAAGACTATCAATGGTTTTATGCTGCAATTCAGAACAAAAATTCAGTTTAAGGGGGGACAGAAGCATGCATCATATCTCTAAGACAGTATTATG
This genomic window contains:
- the LOC104784505 gene encoding RNA polymerase II C-terminal domain phosphatase-like 4 isoform X3; protein product: MASQMSVASDSPVHSSSSDDLAAFLDDELETVEEVEIEEASSSKGECDHPGSFGNMCFVCGKKLEETGVSFRYIHKEMRLNQDEISRLRDSDMGFLQRQRKLYLVLDLDHTLLNSTILRDLKPEEEYLYSHTHSLQDVSGGSLFKMEFMHMMTKLRPFVHSFLKEASEMFVMYIYTMGDRPYARQMAKLLDPKGEYFGDRIISRDDGTVRHQKSLDVVLGQESAVLILDDTENAWPNHKDNLIVIERYHFFASSCRQFDHKYKSLSELKSDESEPDGALATVLKVLKQAHALFFENVDEDISNKDVRLMLKQVRKEILKGCKVVFSRVFPTKAKPEDHPLWKMAEDLGATCATEVDASVTHVVAMEMGTEKARWAVREKKFVVHRGWIDAANYLWKKQPEENFSLEQLKKQQGTEEE
- the LOC104784505 gene encoding RNA polymerase II C-terminal domain phosphatase-like 4 isoform X2; the protein is MDDHYPVPSAFSLLNQMSVASDSPVHSSSSDDLAAFLDDELETVEEVEIEEASSSKGECDHPGSFGNMCFVCGKKLEETGVSFRYIHKEMRLNQDEISRLRDSDMGFLQRQRKLYLVLDLDHTLLNSTILRDLKPEEEYLYSHTHSLQDVSGGSLFKMEFMHMMTKLRPFVHSFLKEASEMFVMYIYTMGDRPYARQMAKLLDPKGEYFGDRIISRDDGTVRHQKSLDVVLGQESAVLILDDTENAWPNHKDNLIVIERYHFFASSCRQFDHKYKSLSELKSDESEPDGALATVLKVLKQAHALFFENVDEDISNKDVRLMLKQVRKEILKGCKVVFSRVFPTKAKPEDHPLWKMAEDLGATCATEVDASVTHVVAMEMGTEKARWAVREKKFVVHRGWIDAANYLWKKQPEENFSLEQLKKQQGTEEE
- the LOC104784505 gene encoding RNA polymerase II C-terminal domain phosphatase-like 4 isoform X1 → MDDHYPVPSAFSLLNQVLDEYHKSFGETWRSAKEDPTLTTWPYLLEALNKFQDPAEADKLLKIQRELDETKIILHKTIDSLLERGEKLDSLVEKSSDLSMASQMSVASDSPVHSSSSDDLAAFLDDELETVEEVEIEEASSSKGECDHPGSFGNMCFVCGKKLEETGVSFRYIHKEMRLNQDEISRLRDSDMGFLQRQRKLYLVLDLDHTLLNSTILRDLKPEEEYLYSHTHSLQDVSGGSLFKMEFMHMMTKLRPFVHSFLKEASEMFVMYIYTMGDRPYARQMAKLLDPKGEYFGDRIISRDDGTVRHQKSLDVVLGQESAVLILDDTENAWPNHKDNLIVIERYHFFASSCRQFDHKYKSLSELKSDESEPDGALATVLKVLKQAHALFFENVDEDISNKDVRLMLKQVRKEILKGCKVVFSRVFPTKAKPEDHPLWKMAEDLGATCATEVDASVTHVVAMEMGTEKARWAVREKKFVVHRGWIDAANYLWKKQPEENFSLEQLKKQQGTEEE